A stretch of the Streptosporangium sp. NBC_01755 genome encodes the following:
- a CDS encoding glycosyltransferase family 2 protein translates to MSPLIDLVRTARERNGKRRVLVYCAGFEALGELESYGAMDLDGDLDGIPRAEEGAAEILVLARTPTDLRRAASLQSLLAMATRVVVAVEETPHWYTAPVPSPTPAHRWRSLVELRVHQPEQPAWVIEARFSKPAPAGRTLAATARAFAGHRMDAVAAPVAGLAGPGAVHWRPGDPNAAPSSPTGPVPDRFGARGADLVVRAVGEEPPPWSGGENPADRPVAELMSWERLGRPGGGRILQAGLGDLSEPRTIPPVDDRSVNPMGFVTVPSLGMADLSVESDRWAITCGGGILTAFGASGAVTDVDVNRIRQVRGVRVDWRRGHSGPVAALRVVTGLAAAGVPLVCEAVPRWAGALGPELAALITSVGETALKDDLEREEHSIRLRREALRTHGVRARWEQLGAPAAPSPPVSVLLATRRPEMVGFALEQLSRQRGAEFEVILALHGIPATHPGVAEALASFERPVTVFEAGGEAVFGAVLNEAAARASGSFLLKMDDDDWYGPDFVSDLLLAHSYSGAQVVGMVPEFVYLASIGVTVHREQVTEQITNFIAGGTIFAERSAFEAVGGFRPLPGTIDAQFQHAVQAAGGQIYRTQGLGYILRRGNVADHTWREPIGTFLRRNKRQWRGFRPSALMELPPEAP, encoded by the coding sequence ATGTCCCCTCTGATCGATCTTGTACGCACCGCCAGGGAGCGGAACGGCAAGCGGCGCGTCCTCGTCTACTGCGCGGGCTTCGAGGCACTCGGCGAGCTGGAGTCGTACGGGGCGATGGACCTCGACGGCGACCTCGACGGCATCCCTCGCGCAGAGGAGGGCGCCGCGGAGATCCTGGTGCTCGCCCGCACGCCGACCGACCTCCGCAGGGCCGCGAGCCTGCAGTCACTGCTGGCCATGGCCACGCGGGTGGTCGTCGCGGTGGAGGAGACACCGCACTGGTACACCGCGCCGGTGCCTTCGCCCACCCCCGCCCACCGCTGGCGGTCGCTCGTCGAACTCCGTGTCCACCAGCCGGAGCAGCCCGCCTGGGTGATCGAGGCGCGGTTTTCCAAACCGGCACCCGCCGGGCGGACGCTCGCCGCGACCGCCAGGGCGTTCGCGGGACACCGGATGGACGCCGTCGCCGCACCCGTCGCCGGTCTGGCCGGCCCCGGAGCGGTCCACTGGCGTCCCGGCGACCCCAACGCGGCCCCGTCCTCCCCGACGGGACCGGTCCCCGACAGGTTCGGCGCCCGTGGCGCCGACCTGGTCGTGCGTGCGGTCGGCGAGGAGCCGCCCCCCTGGTCCGGCGGCGAGAACCCGGCGGACCGCCCGGTCGCCGAGCTGATGAGCTGGGAGCGGCTCGGCCGCCCCGGCGGTGGCAGGATCCTCCAGGCCGGCCTCGGCGACCTGTCGGAACCCCGGACCATCCCCCCGGTCGACGACCGCTCGGTCAACCCCATGGGCTTCGTCACCGTTCCGTCCCTCGGTATGGCCGACCTGTCCGTGGAATCCGACCGCTGGGCGATCACCTGCGGGGGCGGGATCCTCACCGCCTTCGGAGCCTCCGGCGCCGTCACGGACGTGGACGTCAACCGGATCAGGCAGGTCAGAGGGGTACGGGTGGACTGGCGGCGCGGCCACAGCGGCCCGGTGGCCGCGCTGCGGGTCGTCACGGGGCTGGCCGCGGCCGGGGTACCGCTGGTCTGTGAGGCCGTGCCGCGCTGGGCGGGCGCCCTCGGCCCCGAGCTGGCCGCTCTGATCACCTCGGTCGGCGAGACCGCGCTCAAGGACGACCTGGAGCGCGAGGAGCACAGCATCCGGCTGCGCCGCGAGGCGCTGCGCACCCACGGCGTCCGCGCCCGCTGGGAACAGCTCGGCGCCCCCGCGGCGCCCTCTCCGCCGGTGTCGGTGCTGCTCGCCACCCGCCGCCCGGAGATGGTGGGCTTCGCGCTGGAGCAGCTGTCCAGGCAGCGCGGCGCCGAGTTCGAGGTGATCCTCGCCCTGCACGGCATCCCGGCGACGCATCCCGGCGTGGCCGAGGCGCTGGCCTCCTTCGAGCGGCCGGTCACCGTGTTCGAGGCGGGCGGGGAGGCCGTGTTCGGGGCCGTGCTGAACGAGGCCGCGGCCAGGGCGTCGGGATCGTTCCTGCTGAAGATGGACGACGACGACTGGTACGGGCCCGACTTCGTCTCCGACCTGCTGCTGGCCCACTCCTACTCGGGGGCCCAGGTGGTGGGCATGGTCCCGGAGTTCGTCTACCTCGCCTCGATCGGGGTGACCGTCCACCGAGAGCAGGTCACCGAGCAGATCACCAACTTCATCGCCGGAGGGACCATCTTCGCCGAACGCTCCGCCTTCGAGGCCGTGGGCGGCTTCCGTCCCCTGCCCGGCACGATCGACGCCCAGTTCCAGCACGCCGTGCAGGCCGCCGGCGGGCAGATCTACCGCACCCAGGGCCTGGGTTACATCCTGCGGCGCGGCAACGTCGCCGACCACACCTGGCGCGAGCCGATCGGCACGTTCCTGCGACGCAACAAGCGCCAGTGGCGCGGCTTCCGGCCGAGCGCGCTCATGGAACTCCCCCCGGAGGCGCCGTGA